One window of Papaver somniferum cultivar HN1 chromosome 9, ASM357369v1, whole genome shotgun sequence genomic DNA carries:
- the LOC113310298 gene encoding pentatricopeptide repeat-containing protein At5g04810, chloroplastic-like: MDILSISSTTTHTHHHTSPFSPSSPLLPPKFQTTLTFSAKSSSESDIQPNPSRFSSNVRRPKPLKTTTSTTPTKSMPLPTPNPKKTSINPLRKLVNPPKAHRNPDDLTNKLWLTSRISPPPPPPPPPPPTPPLQEAVSVVKETTRKSKVKVLDAKSDTIRECRQEGKIFVGNLPTWIKKNEVAEFFRQFGPIKDVILIKGHEDPERNVGYGFIIYGGATAANSAMKSVEFDGVEFHGRVLTVKLDDGRRLKTRSDDRDRWLAGSDEVEYRSNWHQERESSRNDLRKVLETEPENWQSVVRCFERIKKPSRREFGLMVNYYARRGDAHRAREVFERMRARGIEPTSHVYTSLIHAYAVARDMEEALSCVRKMKVEGIELNIVTYSVVIGGFAKIGNAEAADKWFKEAKGAHETLNAIIYGNIIYAHCQACNMDRAEDLVREMEEEGIDAPIDIYHTMMDGYTNISNEEKCLVVFKRLEECGFTPSVISYGCLINLLTKMGKVTKALEVSKKMESNGIKHNMKTYSMLINGFLKLSDWANAFAIFEDVVKAGLKPDAVLYNNVIRAFCGMGNMDRAIRTVEEMQKQRLRPTLRTFMPIIHRFAKLGEMRRALDIFDMMRRSGCIPNVHTFNALIVGLVEKHQMDKAVAIIDEMLLAGVTPNEHTYTKIMHGYASLGDTGKAFEYFTKMKNEGLELDVFSYQALLKACCKAGRMQSALAVTREMSSKNIPRNTFVYNILIDGWARRGDVWEAADLMQQMKQDGVFPDIHTYTSFINACSKAGDMLRATKTIKEMEAIGVKPNLKTYTTLINGWARAAHPEKALTCFKDMKSSGWKPDKAVYHCLITSLLSRATFTEEYIYSGILSISREMVELGLTVDMGTAVHWSRCLRKIERSGGELTEALQKSFPPAWNSSENLEITNHEDDDNVDDDGDDSDANYSDEDEIEEKESDICGNKPHDRSVDHRLWF; this comes from the exons ATGGATATCCTCTCAATTTCCTCCACCACCACACACACTCATCATCATACCTCacctttttctccatcttctccgCTCCTCCCTCCCAAATTTCAAACCACCCTTACTTTCTCCGCCAAATCCTCATCAGAATCCGACATTCAACCTAACCCTTCTCGTTTCTCCAGCAATGTCCGTCGCCCTAAACCTCTCAAAACCACCACATCCACAACCCCCACTAAATCCATGCCTCTTCctactccaaaccctaaaaaaacttcCATTAACCCTCTTCGCAAGCTTGTGAATCCACCTAAAGCCCATAGAAATCCAGATGATCTTACTAACAAACTCTGGCTTACTAGTAGAATATCACCTCCACCACCGCCCCCTCCACCTCCGCCACCAACGCCGCCACTGCAGGAAGCTGTTTCCGTTGTTAAAGAGACTACTCGAAAAAGTAAAGTAAAGGTGCTGGATGCTAAGAGTGATACAATTCGTGAATGTCGTCAAGAAGGTAAGATTTTTGTCGGAAATCTTCCTACATGGATTAAGAAAAATGAGGTGGCTGAATTTTTTAGACAATTTGGACCTATTAAAGATGTGATATTGATTAAAGGACATGAGGATCCTGAGAGAAATGTTGGTTATGGTTTTATCATATACGGTGGTGCTACGGCTGCCAATTCGGCTATGAAATCAGTGGAATTTGACGGAGTGGAGTTTCATGGTAGGGTTTTGACTGTAAAGTTAGATGATGGGAGGAGATTGAAAACTAGGTCAGATGATAGGGATAGATGGTTAGCAGGGTCAGATGAAGTTGAGTATCGATCTAATTGGCACCAAGAAAGAGAATCTTCGAGGAATGATTTGAGAAAGGTTCTTGAGACTGAGCCTGAGAATTGGCAGAGTGTTGTTCGTTGTTTTGAAAGAATTAAGAAG CCTTCGAGAAGAGAATTTGGGTTGATGGTTAACTATTATGCAAGGCGAGGAGATGCACATCGCGCACGAGAAGTTTTCGAGAGAATGCGAGCAAGGGGAATCGAACCAACCTCACACGTCTACACAAG CCTTATTCATGCTTATGCAGTTGCTAGAGACATGGAGGAAGCATTATCGTGCGTGAGAAAAATGAAAGTGGAAGGCATTGAACTGAATATAGTGACATACAGTGTAGTTATCGGTGGATTTGCCAAAATTGGAAATGCCGA AGCTGCAGATAAATGGTTTAAGGAAGCAAAAGGGGCACATGAAACCTTGAATGCTATTATTTATGGCAATATAATATATGCTCACTG CCAGGCCTGTAACATGGACCGAGCTGAAGATCTAGTAAGGgagatggaagaagaaggaaTTGATGCTCCAATTGACATATATCATACTATGATGGATGGTTACACGAACATTAGCAATGAAGAGAAGTGTCTTGTCGTGTTTAAAAGACTTGAG GAATGCGGTTTTACACCTTCAGTAATTAGCTATGGGTGTCTCATTAATCTTCTCACAAAG ATGGGTAAAGTTACTAAAGCTTTAGAGGTCAGCAAAAAGATGGAATCAAATGGAATTAAACACAACATGAAAACCTACTCAATGTTGATTAATGGGTTTTTGAAGCTTAGTGATTGGGCAAATGCATTTGCTATTTTTGAGGACGTGGTCAAAGCAGGCTTAAAGCCGGACGCAGTGCTTTACAACAATGTCATCAGAGCCTTCTGTGGGATGGGAAACATGGATAGAGCCATCCGTACTGTTGAAGAGATGCAGAAACAGAGATTGAGGCCTACCTTGCGTACCTTTATGCCAATAATACATCGGTTTGCAAAATTAGGAGAGATGAGAAGAGCCTTGGACATTTTTGATATGATGCGGAGAAGTGGATGCATCCCCAATGTGCACACATTCAATGCGTTAATCGTTGGTCTTGTTGAAAAGCATCAG aTGGATAAGGCGGTTGCGATAATTGATGAGATGTTACTAGCTGGAGTTACTCCTAATGAACATACTTATACCAAGATCATGCACGGTTATGCATCCCTAGGCGATACTGGCAAAGCTTTTGAGTACTTCACCAAGATGAAAAATGAGGGTCTAGAATTAGATGTGTTCTCGTATCAAGCGCTACTCAAGGCATGTTGCAAGGCAGGCAGGATGCAAAGTGCCTTAGCAGTCACAAGAGAAATGAGTTCTAAGAATATTCCAAGAAACACTTTTGTTTACAACATATTAATTGATGG ATGGGCTCGAAGAGGAGATGTTTGGGAAGCTGCTGATCTGATGCAGCAAATGAAGCAAGATGGGGTTTTTCCTGATATTCATACATACACATCTTTCATAAATGCATGTTCAAAAGCTGGAGACATGCTG AGAGCAACAAAGACGATAAAGGAAATGGAAGCTATAGGTGTGAAGCCTAACCTTAAAACGTACACCACATTAATCAATGGATGGGCCCGTGCAGCTCACCCTGAAAAGGCTTTAACCTGCTTCAAAGATATGAAGTCATCAGGGTGGAAGCCAGACAAAGCTGTATACCACTGTCTAATAACGTCTCTGCTATCCAGAGCTACTTTCACTGAAGAATATATATATTCCGGTATCTTGTCCATCTCTAGAGAGATGGTAGAACTTGGTTTGACAGTTGACATGGGAACTGCGGTGCATTGGTCTAGGTGTCTACGTAAGATTGAAAGGTCAGGAGGAGAGCTCACTGAAGCTCTACAGAAGTCCTTCCCTCCTGCTTGGAATTCGTCTGAAAATCTTGAGATTACGAatcatgaagatgatgataaCGTTGATGACGATGGTGATGACAGTGATGCAAATTATTCTGATGAGGACGAgattgaagaaaaagaaagtgataTATGTGGGAATAAACCTCATGATCGCTCGGTTGACCACAGATTATGGTTTTAA